The Gossypium hirsutum isolate 1008001.06 chromosome D02, Gossypium_hirsutum_v2.1, whole genome shotgun sequence region GAATTCATGAAGAATATCACTTGCATTCATCCATCAATTGTTGAGTCTGAATGCAATAGGAGGGTGCGCGGATCATGAAAAGATCTTCGTCCCCTCTCGTTGTATAATATGTTTAATCTTTTTAAACAAACTCAAGTGACTTGAACTCCTCCCTCTACATGGTAAATGGAAAGTCTCAAATAGGCCTAGTTAACGGCGCTTAGTTGAGTTAACAATAATGGCATTCTTTCAGCTCTgtgattatttatattttaaactgACATGTTATTTTGGCAGTCCTTGAAACAATTTAGTGCATTCGAAGATGAGTTTGTACTGTGCATGTGCATAGCATCAGAGAAATATGTTTAAGAATGCCAAAAAACAAAGATTAAAATTGAGTAGTGTTCTTGAATTGAAAAAGATATGTTGCGCTACCCTGAAGGCAACAAAATTGCTCCAACGAAGAAAATAATCTGTTAACTAATCTCAGGTtccaagaaagaaaaaacaacaaaAGTTAAAAATGCAATTTCTTGTATCCTTTCATTTTCTTCCTATATGCTTCAATAACTCACACTACCTGATAATTTCTGACATGATCCTTGATATAAGCTCCTCCACGTAATTTGGAGAAGAAATCAACAGTTACAAGTAAAATGTTTGATATAAGCTTCAAGTAAAATGGCGATGGCAGTACCCAATCCAGTGTTCTTAGAAAATCTAATGGTGTCCAAGCTTCACGACTAACATGTATTTCGGATATTATGGCGTTCGCATACTTTATCCCCATGTTCAGCCCACCAGTTTTCTGCTTGTTCTTCTGTGAAATGTTTCCGACTGCAAAAGGAGCATATCATCCTTTTAGACTCAACCTTCTTTTTTCTCAAGTTACTCAAGTAAATGCAAAGGCAAAGGCTTGAATAAATCCAGAGTATCTTCTTTTTGCAAGTTTAGGATACAAACTCTGACTGTAACATTGCAAGATCTAAGAACATCTTACCTCCAAAACGGAGACCTTGTTTTCAGGTCCCCACCCATTACTTAATCATCACAAAAAAGGGAGAAAATAGGCAATTGACAACACAATGATTGGATGCGAGTTTATTGAAGTAAAAGCCGATAGAAAGCAATCAGCAAATGTCAAGATTCGCTGGTTGATCAATCAAATTGTTGACTTTAAAAGAAAGGATCACAAAAACATACCTAAAGCGAACACGCTTGAGTTCATGATTGCCATTAGGCAAGGGTGACAAAGTTAAGTACACTCCTGGTTCATCTTGTATTATTGTCTCCGACTTTTCGGTTTGTCCTTTGGTTCCATGAGACATGGAGATGTTGTCTAGATTACAACTTACTTCACTTCGTGGAAGCCTTATGCTGGTCGCATGGCTATTATCCGAGTGCATGCGCTGGGTGTTTGTGGCAATAGAACTGGAATTGTGGAGCGCACTCTTGCCTGCTGGAAGTTTATCAGTCACCTCCTTCAACTGCAAGATCAGTTGACCATAAACAACAATATCAGAGAAAGTTATGGAGCATGTGACTGCACAAGAATCAACAACAATCCCCTGCCCTCAAGGGAAATGAAGAACAGTACAGGCATACTAGTTCTTTTGCGATGCAAAGTTGAGTTTTACTTGAGTATATTCTCATTTTGTCATTGTCTTAGTTTCAGCTTGTGAAAGCATCATACATGCTAAAATGCAAATGATAGAATTTATGGCACACTGCTGGTTATATGATTTctcatattttaaacataataagTATAAGAACATATTACATACTGGTAAGCTAGAAAACAAGTACCATATGACTCACACGGCTTATgctatttgaaagaaaaaaaaaaagcttttagtGGCTAGTTCAGAAGAAAATTTATGCATGCATGATGGTAGGATTTCCTTTCCCACTCCTATCTTACTTCTCTATATTTCTTTGTTACAGAAGATCTGCAAGAACGCTTCCCGTATCTAAAATTTTACTGGAATTGTCTGATTACAGCCTAACTAGTTGCTTCAATGGTTCAATAACAAAGACAATTCAGTTTACATCTTTTAGCAGCATACCTTTCAAAACCAAGATATATACTACTCGGTTGACAATGTTGACTAATATTTAGGACGTTGACTGTATGTTGTATCTGTCCTTGTTAAATGTCataaaatttgaaacaaataaactaaTACTCCCTTCAAACGattgaaaatatatttatctattttcCTAACTCTTAACCGTAATATCATGAGCAAATATATTCAACCTGAGCAGTAAGAGATCTAATAACTTCAGTTGCTGATTTGCATTTTTTAGCTTCATTTTCTGCTACTGCAGTGATCTCCTTTAATCTATTTGATGTCTTTTCAAGTTCAGCTTCAAGGTGTTTGGATTTGCTACTAAGATCTTTAACCTGCAAGAAATGTCCAGCATATCTATCTTCTTACCCTCCTATCAGTTTAGATAAGTGaaacaattaaacaaattaatcAAAAGTCAATAGCAGTGGAAGTTtcattcaataaataaaataaacaaactaaGAGTTCAAGTAACAACGAACAATCCCCAGTATAGTAAAAGCCCAAAAATATCAGCAAACAAAGAAAGTCCAAGATCATGGGATtcaacaaaaataacaaattcctGTCATCAGGAAGCTCATGTTTTTGCCAAAACATGATCACAAACATTAACCTCTTGTAGAGGGTTCTTTGGtagcaaataaataaacgaaaagCTTCTAAACAAATGAAACAGGATGTTAGGAAAAGGCAAAGAGGAAGACTGAGAGCAAACCTTGAGtatggaaaaaaataaggctaaggAAAGAATCGAGATTATATAACTTTAAAGGCAGTTTACCCAAAAGACAAAACTCCCTAAATGAGTTGCTAAAACCCTTACAGGTCCTACAATAAGAGTTCCAAAATATGGATATTTAATAGGTATAGAGAGAAGATGTCAGTTACTAAGGTAccggaaaatgatgaaaaaaagaCCACTATTTGCTATGAAAGGAAGTGAGAAGCAACTTCAAGATAAATGCGAAAtctcttaaatatttttatatttgatccATCAAGTAAAGCTCACCATAAAATcctaatattgaaaattttcatatttcaaggTTATTTCTAGCTTTTTCTACTTTGGTGAATTACTATTAGGTGAAAAGTCTTCTCAGAATAATTCTCAGTGGAGGTGCTTTCTATGAAAGTGTTGTTCACTGAAAGAGTTGTTATGCGAAGTTGTTCCTTCAAGGTTTTCTTTCCAAAGGTGCTATTCTGTATATGAGTTGTTCTATGAATGGGAATATACTGAACATGATCTTTCTAGTGAAACAGTTGTCCTGTGAAGCAACCTTGAAATaaagcatttttattttttttgtccaaaaaaacATCCTTATTACCTGCTCTAGATTACTTCCAATGTTGTAAGCAGAATAAGTTTCCTCTAAAACAACTTTATtgatatttataatgaatttgtAATCATAATCAAGATCTACACTTCCCTATAAGTACGAATAAGTTGTTGCATAATCAACCAACCGTCATTTACTTTAACTAGACTTCGTTCATTACATTAAAACAAAATATGAGAGATACTAGTCTCTTACCCTAGTACCTAGTCGACAAACAAAGTTTCTTCATATTAAATACCTGAGAGCCAACATAAGGAAACAGTGGTTAAACCCCTGTTGGCACCCAAAAGGCCAGGGTTCAAATCCTGTCGTTGTTATCCTCTACTCCAATTTGCGATTAAGCCCATAGAATACATACAATTAACAGAAAATTTTCCAACTAATGCAAAAgcatcattttcctttttgttgaagtatataaaaaatagattCTAAATAAAACACTCTCTGTTTTGTTtttaaaaccatgcaaagaaTAACGCAAGCTCATTGCTTGGTAATGTCAATGCTTCACATTGAATTTAATAAGTGATAAAGTTGTCTCAATAGGCTACCTGTGCCCTTAAATTTATGATCTCTCGGTTAAGACTGTCATTCATTTTCTTTGAATCATCAAAGGTTACTTCAGAAGAGCGATTTGGGCCCAACTTCCCTGAAGCAGGAGATGTTGCCCGAGAAGTCTTTTTGGAACTTGAAATGGAAGCTGGTAAAATTTTCTTGGAATCTCTAACTGGACAAATTGACATCTTTGGTGAAAAAAATCCTCCGAGATGAAAATTTCCATTTTGAACAGGGAAGAGGGGGCGAGCCTGTGATTCTAGTTTCAATTCATGCTTGAAATTCCTACTTTCAGCCTGATAGCTTGAGTCAAGAGAAAGTCTGCAGAGTTCTCTATCCATGGATTTACAAGGCAAAATTCCATTTTTGGCTTTTGAAGTCCATACTACAGAAACAGATTTTGCAGATTTTCTCAATTTAACAAAACATTCATCACACACTCTATATGGTTTGTTTGTAGTCGGAGCCATAGAAGTTTTCAGAGATTTTCTAGTACTGCATGCTTTACAGAAGATTAGCCCACAATTATAACAATTGTGACGTTTTCTTCTGAAACCAAATGGATTTCGACAACCAGAGCATATAGAATGATCAGCAACGGATACCCATTTATGAAGACTTATAATTGCAGTAAAGTTTGAACCACAAACTACACTCTTGACTAGCTTGTCTTTCAGAAATTCAACTAGGGTTGGTGTATTTCTGTCATTGATATCTCCATGACCTAATTGCCCATTTGAGCCCTTTCCCCAAGTATAAACCTTTGTTTTGGAAGTCAAAATAGCAATGTGATATGATCCACAAGCAATCTCTTCCACAAAATTATCTGCTATTTTACCTTCAACCCGAGTTGGAACCTTGCCGTCAGCTGTAGCACTCCCCAATTGACCATAAGCAGAACTCCCCATTGTATATACTCGCCCAGAGGTTGTTAGAGCAACTGTGAGATTATATCCACAGGCAACCTGACAGATTTTTTCATCAAAATGAGCAGCAACGCATTCGGGAAAAAGTCTTGGTTTGTTATCACCATGTCCAAGTTGGCCTTTATCTCCGTCCCCCCATGTATACAGCTTTGCTGAAGAAGAGCTACTAGGAGACCCTGAATCATATGATTCGGACATAATCTTAACAACTGCAGCAGTGTGCCAAGCACCACAGGCAACCCTTGTCGTATGTAATTCACTTAAAGTCTCTACTTCCCGGGGAATGTTTGAGCTACTGTGATCCCCATGGCCTAGGGCACCAAAAGATCCATCTCCAAATGTGAACAACTGGCTGCCACATGTCACCAGAGCTGTATGACACGGTCCACAGGATACATATAAGACATGTTTACCTTCCATGTTGCTAACCCTTTTGGGGATCCAGTGACTGACTTCAGTTCCATGCCCAAGAAGACCTGAGTTGTGTGTTCCATCACCCCATGTAAAAAGATCCCCAGAGACTGTAACAGCGCAAGAGTGATACTCCCCACATGCTACTGATTCAAATTTCGTGCCATTGAGAGTATCTATGTGCTTAGGTTTGGGAACATCTGCTTCCACACCATGCCCAAGCCTGCCTCCTGATTCCTCCCCCCAACTGAAAATCTCGCCTTGCTTTGTGACCAAAACTGCATGCCTATCTCCACAAGCAATATTATTCACATCTAGAACCACTGTTGTTACCAATTCTTTTGGCAGAAGTGCATCCAACTTCGTGTTAAACGAATCATCAACTTTATCAGTACCACCACCCAATACTCCATCACCAATACCTTGTCCCCAAATGAAAACATCTCCCAAGGCATCAAAGTCTTCACGGGAAGAGCCATGGCTTGATGAACTTACAGCACTAGATAAACTGATTCTAATTGCATCACCTCCAGAACTCCGGCTATTTGAGTTATCTACAGACCCAGCTGATACTAAGCCGAAGCCAACTAAATCTGGTTCACTGACACTTTTGACTAAAGAAGTATGTGTAATTATATCAGCAAATGCCTTTCCCAATCTATTGTGTGCCTCATACGGTGCTTGAATTCCTTGAGCATCTTCTGGATCCTGTAATAATGAGAAAAGAATTACAAAAAATACTAAACAAGTAAAGTTATCAAGCTTCATTAAGTAGAAAACGATACCAATGGCGAATTGGGAGAAGCTTTTTGGTCGCATGGTTGAGAACTATCTACTGATGCATTGCCATTTACTTCAGTTCTCCGCTTGTGATATGTACCACGAGAAATCAATGCCTTAAGACCTATTAACCAAACTTCAGCTTCATCCTTATCTTTACATATCTGTTTGTATGAAGGATGGTATCAAATCAAAGCATTTAGACACCATAGTAGCTTCAGTACATTTTACTAGCATTGATACATTTAACAACTCTGTATGATAAAAAGATCCATAAACAAACACTCACCAAATCCAAGGACCTGTCATTGCATATCAGTGAAAATGATTGATACTCTTTTTCAGGCCGAGGATATCGTTGAAAAATTGCCTGCAAgccaaataaagaaaaaaaaaaggagaaaaaaacatTATGGTTATGAAATTGTTGGGAATCAAATAATGTGTAAAAAGTATAAAACTCACTGTACGCTGTCCAGGAATGATCTTGGAAACTTCACTGAGCTTAATATGTTTCGCTTTCTTCCTAGAGTACCATATCAATTTAGACTCATCctgaaaaaaacaaaataaaatatctgaccataaagaatgaaaaaaatgaagtAATTTTCTAGCGACAATTTGTCTTCCTTACTAATGATAACTCAGCTCGAGGTTTTAGATTCACCATTCAATGTTTAGCAATGCCAAAAGCATAAAACCTCAATAAATGACTAGTGCACAAGTGAACATGAGAATAGAAACAACAGCCTTTAAAACTTCAAAAGGGAAAATGTATCAACATACATTGGAGAGTTGGAAAGGGCAAAACTTAGGTTTTCCTCTGCGTCCATACTTAAGCAAGGAGGCTCCTTTCTTAAGCGTAGTAATGGCCTGTATAATAAAtccattaaaaaagaaaagaaaagagaaaaccttCATTAGTCTCCAAGACTAAGAAAATATACAAtcaaaatatgtgaaaaaggaaTAAAGAAACCTGGTCGATGTCCTTCTCGGCGAGACCATTCTTCTGGAAATCAGCCATTCAAGGTGAAGCCATCAGACCACCAATCTTCCCATATTATTGTTTTCCAACTTTGCTCCATGAAAACACCTCCACTTCAGAGAGCTACCCCATTGTGTAAAGTTTCACAAATAAAACGGGTTTGAATTTtcctcccccttttttttttgtctaaccCATTAATTCAACAATTCTAACTCTAAAAAACAAGATAACTCAAATTCTACTTCAAACCCTAGAATTTGTTATCTTTATCTTCAAAATGTAACAACAAACTTCGCAATTATTCCACATTACCAGAAAAAGCTTCAATCTTGACAATGCTGGTGAAAGTTTTACCTACAATGCCAAAATTTCACCACCTGAAATTTTGACAAATAATTTCAACAGCTGTGGAAAAAAACTACATATATTCGAGATCTTAGAAGTTGACGAAACGAGAAAATCATGAGATTTtaagagggtttttttttttaaattcctttAATTTACAAATCCCTCATTTGAATCAGGaactaaagggaaaaaaaagagtttgatttttctttttgtccCGCTTTGTCTCCGACGAGGGGCAGGTTTCTTATTTTTCTTAACTGCCTGTTGGTCAATGAATTTTTCTTGGGGTTTTTGAGCCGGTTCAACACGCCACGTATGCAATTAAAATCTACGAGATAGGGATTGTTtgttctatgttttttttttgtcttttgtttAGTTCTGTTATTTGTTATGGTAATTTGGCGGGGACTTGGTTACGTTAccagtttcttttcttttgaaaaaaatacattACCACATATTTTGTCTTTATGTCgtgtttaaaattttcaaaaaaatttaagaattttaattaaggtttttcaAAATTGgagtttaataaaaaatttcaaaaattttgagagattcaattaaaatttttaagaggattctaaaatttttgaaaggtttgattaaaatttttaatttttttgaaaagttactaaaattaaaaaaaaattaagacctaattaaaattatcaaaacgTTTAGAGACATAATCCAAAATTTCCAAACttttagggggttaagatctagcggtgagcaaaactcgattcaacttgaaaaaattaaaaatat contains the following coding sequences:
- the LOC107908458 gene encoding PH, RCC1 and FYVE domains-containing protein 1, producing MADFQKNGLAEKDIDQAITTLKKGASLLKYGRRGKPKFCPFQLSNDESKLIWYSRKKAKHIKLSEVSKIIPGQRTAIFQRYPRPEKEYQSFSLICNDRSLDLICKDKDEAEVWLIGLKALISRGTYHKRRTEVNGNASVDSSQPCDQKASPNSPLDPEDAQGIQAPYEAHNRLGKAFADIITHTSLVKSVSEPDLVGFGLVSAGSVDNSNSRSSGGDAIRISLSSAVSSSSHGSSREDFDALGDVFIWGQGIGDGVLGGGTDKVDDSFNTKLDALLPKELVTTVVLDVNNIACGDRHAVLVTKQGEIFSWGEESGGRLGHGVEADVPKPKHIDTLNGTKFESVACGEYHSCAVTVSGDLFTWGDGTHNSGLLGHGTEVSHWIPKRVSNMEGKHVLYVSCGPCHTALVTCGSQLFTFGDGSFGALGHGDHSSSNIPREVETLSELHTTRVACGAWHTAAVVKIMSESYDSGSPSSSSSAKLYTWGDGDKGQLGHGDNKPRLFPECVAAHFDEKICQVACGYNLTVALTTSGRVYTMGSSAYGQLGSATADGKVPTRVEGKIADNFVEEIACGSYHIAILTSKTKVYTWGKGSNGQLGHGDINDRNTPTLVEFLKDKLVKSVVCGSNFTAIISLHKWVSVADHSICSGCRNPFGFRRKRHNCYNCGLIFCKACSTRKSLKTSMAPTTNKPYRVCDECFVKLRKSAKSVSVVWTSKAKNGILPCKSMDRELCRLSLDSSYQAESRNFKHELKLESQARPLFPVQNGNFHLGGFFSPKMSICPVRDSKKILPASISSSKKTSRATSPASGKLGPNRSSEVTFDDSKKMNDSLNREIINLRAQVKDLSSKSKHLEAELEKTSNRLKEITAVAENEAKKCKSATEVIRSLTAQLKEVTDKLPAGKSALHNSSSIATNTQRMHSDNSHATSIRLPRSEVSCNLDNISMSHGTKGQTEKSETIIQDEPGVYLTLSPLPNGNHELKRVRFSRKHFTEEQAENWWAEHGDKVCERHNIRNTC